In Paenibacillus sp. 1781tsa1, one DNA window encodes the following:
- the nirB gene encoding nitrite reductase large subunit NirB, which produces MNGKKENLIIIGNGMAGISTVEQILKLTTRFDITVFGKEPYPNYNRIMLSYVLEGSKTLDDIVLNDLHWYEDYGITLHTGTTVTRIDAETHEVLTEDGTRVPYDKIIIATGSSSFILPVPGHDKQGVVGFRDIADCNVMLYAAKQYKRAAVIGGGLLGLEAAKGLVQLGMEVTVVHLMEDLMERQLDPQASAMLKAELERQGIRFKMGAQTAELLGGERVEGIRFADDSVLNVDFVVMAVGIKPNTAVARESGMEVNRGIVVNDYMQTSLDNVYSVGECTEHRGVCYGLVAPLFEQGMILAKHICGVETAPYEGSVVSTKLKISGVDVFSTGEFIDSPEHTVISHKDDWKRTYKKILLRDNKMVGAVLFGDITDSAELQKLIKQQTKMTEELYSSLMGTGCGGHKKTTSVETMAEDEIVCGCNGVTKGTIVDVITNQGLTSVDEIKACTGATRSCGGCKPVVEQILQYVLGDNFSSGAKQGICGCTSMGRDEIVAEIRAKGLQTTKEVMNVLGWSQPEGCSKCRPAINYYLGMIAPDTHEDEKESRFVNERMNANIQKDGTYTVVPRMYGGVTTPADLKRIADVSVKYDVKAVKVTGGQRLDLIGVKKEDLTKVWAELDMPSGYAYAKSLRTVKTCVGSQFCRFGTQDSMAMGARIERKFERLDLPAKFKYAVNGCPRNCAEACTKDIGIVGNDGGWEIFIGGNGGIKARLADSLCKVKTDEELIELCGAIMQYYRETGNYLERTSEWVERMGLEHIRSVVVDNLEERKALMQRIEFALEHVEEPWQKAIRNEEGQSKMFHGIEVSARP; this is translated from the coding sequence ATGAACGGAAAAAAAGAGAACCTCATTATCATTGGTAACGGTATGGCAGGAATCAGTACCGTTGAACAAATTCTAAAATTAACTACGCGATTTGATATTACCGTTTTTGGCAAAGAGCCCTATCCCAACTACAACCGCATTATGTTGTCTTACGTACTGGAAGGAAGCAAAACGCTCGACGACATCGTCCTGAACGACCTACACTGGTATGAAGATTACGGTATTACGCTGCACACAGGCACAACAGTCACACGAATCGATGCCGAGACACACGAAGTTTTGACTGAAGATGGCACTCGTGTTCCTTACGACAAAATTATCATTGCAACAGGCTCCAGCTCCTTCATTCTCCCCGTACCGGGACATGACAAGCAAGGCGTAGTCGGTTTCCGCGATATCGCCGATTGTAATGTGATGCTCTACGCTGCTAAACAGTACAAAAGAGCAGCCGTTATCGGGGGCGGACTGCTGGGTCTTGAAGCTGCCAAAGGTTTGGTACAACTCGGCATGGAAGTTACCGTAGTGCATCTGATGGAAGATCTGATGGAGCGTCAGCTTGATCCGCAAGCTTCAGCCATGTTGAAGGCGGAACTTGAACGTCAGGGTATCCGTTTCAAAATGGGTGCTCAGACTGCCGAATTATTAGGCGGCGAACGGGTTGAAGGAATTCGTTTTGCCGATGATTCCGTACTGAATGTTGATTTTGTTGTCATGGCTGTCGGCATTAAACCCAATACGGCTGTAGCTCGCGAAAGCGGTATGGAAGTGAACCGGGGTATTGTCGTAAATGACTATATGCAGACTTCACTTGACAATGTGTATTCGGTTGGGGAATGTACAGAGCACCGCGGGGTATGTTACGGCCTCGTTGCCCCATTGTTCGAGCAGGGCATGATTCTCGCGAAACATATCTGTGGTGTAGAGACGGCTCCTTATGAAGGTTCAGTAGTATCCACGAAATTGAAAATTTCGGGTGTGGACGTCTTTTCAACTGGTGAATTCATCGACAGTCCGGAACACACCGTCATTTCACACAAAGACGACTGGAAACGGACCTACAAAAAAATTCTGCTCCGCGATAATAAAATGGTCGGTGCCGTTCTCTTCGGTGACATTACGGATTCTGCCGAATTGCAGAAACTGATCAAACAACAGACTAAAATGACCGAAGAATTGTATAGCTCACTCATGGGGACAGGCTGCGGCGGTCATAAGAAAACCACCTCTGTAGAAACGATGGCGGAAGACGAGATTGTCTGTGGATGTAACGGTGTAACTAAAGGCACAATTGTCGATGTCATCACGAACCAAGGACTTACCAGCGTAGATGAAATCAAAGCCTGTACGGGTGCAACCCGCTCTTGCGGGGGATGTAAACCTGTTGTGGAACAGATTCTGCAATATGTACTTGGTGATAACTTCAGCAGTGGAGCCAAACAGGGCATATGCGGATGTACTTCCATGGGACGGGATGAGATTGTAGCCGAGATTCGTGCAAAGGGATTGCAAACGACCAAAGAAGTCATGAATGTACTGGGTTGGAGTCAGCCTGAGGGTTGTTCGAAGTGTCGCCCGGCAATCAACTATTATCTTGGCATGATTGCACCAGACACACATGAAGATGAGAAGGAATCCCGTTTTGTTAACGAACGCATGAACGCAAATATTCAAAAAGATGGGACCTATACGGTTGTACCTCGGATGTATGGCGGGGTGACTACACCAGCGGATCTCAAACGCATTGCTGACGTTTCAGTCAAATATGATGTTAAAGCAGTTAAAGTTACCGGCGGTCAGCGCCTCGACTTGATTGGTGTCAAAAAAGAAGATCTGACTAAAGTGTGGGCTGAACTGGATATGCCTTCAGGTTATGCATACGCCAAATCGCTGCGTACGGTCAAAACATGTGTCGGCTCCCAATTCTGCCGATTCGGTACACAGGATTCCATGGCAATGGGCGCTCGCATCGAACGTAAATTTGAACGCCTCGATCTGCCAGCCAAGTTTAAATATGCCGTCAACGGTTGTCCACGGAACTGTGCAGAGGCATGTACCAAAGATATCGGTATTGTTGGTAACGACGGAGGCTGGGAAATCTTCATCGGTGGTAACGGCGGTATTAAAGCAAGACTGGCTGATTCCCTATGCAAAGTGAAAACGGATGAAGAGTTGATTGAATTGTGTGGAGCGATCATGCAATATTACCGCGAGACAGGTAACTACCTGGAACGGACTTCGGAGTGGGTGGAACGCATGGGTCTGGAGCATATTCGTTCGGTTGTCGTGGATAACCTTGAGGAACGCAAAGCATTGATGCAGCGGATTGAATTCGCACTTGAGCATGTGGAAGAACCTTGGCAAAAAGCGATTCGCAATGAGGAAGGCCAAAGTAAAATGTTCCATGGTATCGAAGTGTCGGCTCGTCCATAA
- the nirD gene encoding nitrite reductase small subunit NirD has product MTTKQSATYFPAGVVEEFLPRIGRVVEIQDRQLAVFRASDGTIFAVDNHNPHPKGGPLAEGIVSGHYLYDPLYDWKIDLTTGVVQAPDNGQVQMYPVKVENGQVWIEI; this is encoded by the coding sequence ATGACGACAAAACAATCAGCCACCTACTTCCCTGCCGGAGTAGTTGAAGAATTCCTGCCTCGAATCGGAAGAGTAGTTGAGATTCAGGACCGTCAGCTTGCTGTCTTTCGTGCATCGGATGGCACCATCTTCGCTGTGGATAATCACAATCCCCACCCCAAGGGTGGGCCGCTTGCAGAAGGCATCGTGTCAGGACATTATCTGTACGATCCGCTGTATGATTGGAAAATTGACCTCACTACCGGTGTTGTGCAAGCACCGGACAATGGGCAAGTGCAGATGTATCCGGTGAAGGTAGAGAACGGCCAGGTCTGGATCGAAATATAG
- a CDS encoding formate/nitrite transporter family protein codes for MYTPSVEGIIEAAVKKRDQMNSNLSRYMVAALMAGAYVGLGIVLIFSIGAPLLAAQSPLQTMLMGMSFGLALTLVIFAGSELFTGNNMFFTMSTLAGRTTVKDTLKNWGLVFLGNLLGAILLSLLIVGSGLFKTAAPEHLLFVASAKKMAAPVSELFFRGILCNWLVCLAIWMAARTKEDIAKIALIWWCLYAFIASGYEHSVANMTLLSLSWLLPNHPDTITLAGWFHNMVPVTLGNIIGGALFVGMAYWYTSPVRKKS; via the coding sequence ATGTATACACCAAGTGTTGAGGGAATTATTGAAGCTGCGGTTAAAAAACGGGATCAGATGAACTCCAATCTTTCACGCTACATGGTTGCCGCCTTAATGGCGGGTGCCTATGTAGGACTTGGCATCGTATTGATCTTCAGTATTGGTGCTCCGCTCCTTGCGGCGCAGTCACCACTGCAAACCATGTTGATGGGCATGTCCTTCGGACTCGCCCTCACGCTGGTCATCTTTGCAGGATCGGAACTATTTACAGGCAACAACATGTTTTTCACCATGAGCACGCTCGCAGGCCGGACCACAGTTAAAGATACACTGAAAAACTGGGGACTCGTCTTTCTCGGCAACTTGTTAGGAGCGATCCTGCTCAGCCTGCTTATTGTAGGCAGCGGCCTGTTCAAAACGGCTGCGCCTGAACATCTGTTATTCGTCGCTTCAGCCAAAAAGATGGCCGCCCCCGTATCGGAGTTGTTCTTCCGCGGCATTCTCTGTAACTGGCTCGTCTGTCTGGCGATCTGGATGGCTGCTCGCACGAAAGAGGATATCGCCAAAATTGCGCTCATCTGGTGGTGTCTGTACGCCTTTATTGCAAGTGGGTATGAGCACAGTGTTGCCAATATGACTTTGCTGTCCTTGTCTTGGCTGTTGCCAAACCACCCGGATACCATTACACTGGCAGGCTGGTTCCACAACATGGTTCCGGTAACGCTTGGTAATATCATCGGTGGTGCCCTCTTTGTCGGAATGGCTTACTGGTATACTTCACCGGTACGTAAAAAATCATAA
- a CDS encoding YfbR-like 5'-deoxynucleotidase: MGIHTYFRSLNDLERIIRTPGKFKFEEHSVSAHSWKVVQYAKTLADIEEQHGVTVDWKKLYEITSSHDYGEIFIGDIKTPVKHYSLELRSMLQKVEEGMVEHFINENIPEEFQPIFRRQLREGKDQSVEGLILEVADKMDQVYEAFAELQRGNTEKEFIVMYRYALVKIKNIDLHCVQYFLEQILPDMIDEGIRSPFDIRKITEEALAQ, encoded by the coding sequence ATGGGAATCCATACGTACTTCAGGTCATTGAATGATCTTGAACGTATTATTCGTACACCTGGCAAATTCAAATTCGAAGAACACAGCGTCTCCGCTCATTCTTGGAAAGTGGTACAGTACGCCAAAACACTTGCAGATATTGAGGAGCAGCATGGAGTCACCGTGGATTGGAAGAAGTTATACGAGATCACCAGCAGCCATGATTATGGCGAAATCTTCATTGGAGATATCAAAACGCCGGTCAAACACTATTCACTGGAACTGCGTTCGATGCTGCAAAAGGTAGAAGAAGGCATGGTTGAGCATTTTATCAATGAAAATATTCCTGAAGAGTTCCAGCCTATTTTCCGCAGACAGTTGCGTGAGGGCAAAGACCAATCGGTCGAAGGACTGATTCTGGAAGTCGCAGACAAGATGGATCAGGTATACGAAGCCTTTGCCGAACTCCAACGTGGAAATACGGAAAAAGAATTTATCGTCATGTACCGTTATGCCTTGGTCAAAATCAAAAATATCGACCTCCACTGTGTGCAGTATTTCCTGGAACAGATTCTCCCCGACATGATCGATGAAGGTATTCGCTCCCCGTTTGATATTCGCAAAATAACCGAAGAAGCTCTTGCCCAGTAA
- a CDS encoding response regulator: protein MTIKYRTIIVEDEALIRRNVSRKFRELDTRFEVIGEARNGQEALQLIEHSVPDLVITDIQMPVMNGLELAKHLYFAYPHVKIVILSGYHEFEYARQAISYKVEDYLLKPLSEEQLRTLLDAMELKLGSAVDSLAHVSAVLDEQVKPEDIAEAVKLYLKQNYMHEITLQDMAGQMHFSVDYLGKCFKKVTGETPLKYMTGLRINEAKRMLVTHENMDIKTIGGAVGYSDSHYFSRIFKNKTGMYPSEYRLQLQERKKALSMDDENHVDLS, encoded by the coding sequence ATGACAATCAAATATAGGACGATTATTGTGGAAGATGAGGCCCTAATTCGCCGGAATGTCTCGCGCAAATTCAGAGAGCTGGACACCCGGTTCGAGGTGATTGGTGAAGCGAGGAATGGTCAGGAAGCGTTACAGCTCATTGAACATTCCGTACCTGATCTGGTTATAACGGATATACAGATGCCAGTAATGAATGGATTGGAACTTGCCAAACATCTGTACTTTGCCTATCCGCATGTGAAAATTGTCATACTAAGCGGTTATCATGAATTTGAATATGCACGGCAGGCGATCAGTTACAAGGTGGAGGATTATCTGCTCAAACCATTATCGGAAGAACAGCTTCGCACACTGCTGGATGCGATGGAATTAAAGCTTGGGAGTGCTGTGGATTCGCTTGCCCATGTTAGTGCCGTGCTGGATGAGCAGGTGAAGCCAGAGGACATTGCAGAGGCCGTTAAGCTGTATTTGAAGCAGAATTACATGCATGAGATTACACTCCAGGACATGGCGGGACAGATGCATTTTAGTGTGGACTATCTAGGAAAGTGTTTTAAGAAAGTAACGGGGGAGACTCCGCTGAAATATATGACAGGTCTGCGGATTAATGAAGCGAAGCGCATGCTCGTCACCCATGAGAATATGGATATCAAGACGATTGGTGGAGCTGTGGGGTATAGCGACTCCCACTATTTCAGCCGGATCTTCAAAAACAAAACGGGCATGTACCCTAGCGAGTACCGACTGCAATTGCAGGAACGAAAAAAAGCCCTGTCCATGGATGATGAGAACCATGTTGACTTGAGCTGA
- a CDS encoding sensor histidine kinase, which yields MRYRFGTLQQSLFAYYSAVFIVFSLIVAGLLYVFLASDIRHRSEEQQRQLGVSIVSNLDQEVVKMNNFSMNIVYSNLVKEHFSHYLAPAEESEQTLTSDPALYKDTTTLIDVILAIISSSNTAKQANIYDVNGKMLGAGAFNGQLSVDLTQRPWYKETWERSGWRVIQLLQGGALPMPTGQGKSDQPYISLTRVYKDGNYVSQGVVEILQDAGTLFQHLNDLQASNENLRIYVMDEQNTRLYPLSPDGEDSQAAHFDDVDLIQNLSFPPDTMQEITDPLNHSKQMMTYMTSQETGWTVVVMQSKQSLFASLNRMAVMFIGATLATLMLILVLSYLISKRVTLPLHRLQRIIQKTGENDLVSGQDSAHLFKLEHPGSIREMDELNDTFIRLNQQLVQSFQDRLAMKSQETEARLLALQSQMNPHFLYNNITNISIMAEEGMNEQIVAFCGHIASMLRYISTPGKNGVPLSQELDYCERYLECMKIRFEDDLHYEFHIPEEMQHIQVPMLMVQPLLENAMKYGLGDTPPWKLNITGDMDAVQQTWQIHVEDNGPGMEPEALAKIMHYIEQSQEWERMPDLEINGMGLKNIWVRLKLWYGPAARMQITNKPSGGVQITIGGSIGKEHD from the coding sequence TTGCGGTATCGATTTGGAACGCTTCAGCAAAGTCTGTTTGCCTATTACTCTGCGGTATTTATTGTCTTTTCGCTCATTGTGGCAGGACTGCTGTACGTTTTTCTGGCGAGTGACATCCGTCATCGAAGTGAAGAACAGCAGAGACAACTGGGGGTATCAATCGTCAGTAATCTGGATCAGGAAGTCGTAAAAATGAACAACTTTTCCATGAATATTGTGTACTCCAATCTGGTCAAAGAACACTTTAGTCACTACTTGGCACCAGCGGAAGAGAGTGAGCAGACACTTACGAGTGATCCGGCATTGTATAAGGATACAACCACACTAATTGATGTCATTCTGGCGATTATCAGCAGCTCCAATACAGCCAAGCAGGCCAATATCTATGATGTGAACGGCAAGATGCTTGGAGCCGGTGCATTCAATGGTCAGCTGTCGGTGGACCTGACTCAGCGACCGTGGTACAAGGAAACCTGGGAGCGGAGTGGCTGGCGGGTGATCCAATTGTTACAGGGGGGAGCATTGCCCATGCCAACAGGTCAGGGGAAGTCAGATCAACCCTACATTTCCCTTACCCGGGTATACAAAGATGGTAATTATGTTAGTCAGGGCGTCGTTGAAATTTTGCAGGATGCCGGAACCCTGTTCCAGCATTTGAATGATTTGCAGGCGAGTAACGAGAATCTTCGCATCTATGTGATGGATGAGCAAAATACACGGCTGTATCCACTTTCACCGGATGGTGAAGATTCTCAGGCAGCCCACTTCGATGATGTGGACTTGATTCAGAATCTTTCATTTCCACCGGATACGATGCAGGAGATCACCGACCCTTTGAATCATTCCAAACAAATGATGACGTACATGACGTCACAGGAGACAGGATGGACCGTTGTTGTCATGCAGTCCAAACAGTCCCTTTTCGCGAGTCTCAACCGGATGGCTGTGATGTTTATCGGTGCTACGTTAGCTACGTTAATGCTGATTCTGGTTCTCTCGTATCTGATTTCCAAAAGGGTCACTTTGCCGCTGCATCGGTTGCAGCGCATTATTCAGAAAACGGGTGAGAACGATCTGGTATCAGGCCAGGATTCGGCGCATTTGTTCAAGCTGGAGCATCCGGGTTCCATCCGGGAGATGGATGAACTGAATGATACATTTATTCGGTTGAATCAGCAGCTCGTGCAATCTTTTCAGGATAGACTGGCGATGAAATCCCAGGAGACAGAGGCGAGATTACTCGCGCTTCAGTCCCAGATGAACCCGCATTTTCTCTACAACAACATCACGAACATTAGCATCATGGCGGAGGAAGGCATGAATGAGCAGATTGTTGCGTTCTGTGGTCATATCGCGTCCATGCTTCGTTATATCTCTACTCCCGGCAAAAACGGGGTTCCACTGTCTCAAGAACTGGATTATTGTGAGCGATATCTGGAGTGTATGAAGATTCGGTTTGAAGATGATCTGCACTACGAGTTTCATATTCCGGAAGAGATGCAGCATATCCAGGTTCCGATGCTGATGGTACAACCACTACTTGAAAATGCCATGAAATATGGACTGGGTGATACCCCTCCGTGGAAACTGAATATTACTGGAGATATGGATGCGGTACAGCAGACCTGGCAGATCCATGTGGAAGACAACGGGCCTGGCATGGAACCCGAGGCACTTGCCAAGATCATGCATTACATCGAACAATCGCAGGAGTGGGAGCGTATGCCTGACCTCGAAATTAACGGGATGGGTCTCAAAAATATATGGGTCCGATTGAAATTATGGTATGGCCCGGCAGCCCGCATGCAGATTACGAACAAGCCTTCCGGCGGTGTCCAGATTACCATAGGTGGTTCCATTGGAAAGGAGCATGACTAA
- a CDS encoding ABC transporter substrate-binding protein — translation MMRKRFIFSLASVLLLSTLLLAGCNSGKSTEGSGKVTLTFGTSQSGIPRTGIMQTMAKEYEQETGVKIDFQVVPDAQWRDLIKVKLASGEAPDIFNVDVDPLSMPANVRPEENAIDLTNEEFTGRMSEEILPTVSHNDKVYGVSFAPTKIWYVYYNKRIFQELGIEPPTSYAEFKAISQKIKDKDIIPFYQAPASGWYQVLPLFETGPNYEQTAAGTYEKLNNNEMKIADMTQLKTVIEQLKEFADLGYFGKDFLSNTVEAGIEAFGQEKAAMLLRVPGTEKEVSEAYPAMKDNMGFFVMPWGDNQTIGVNPGGSAAMFGNKNSKHPEEVLKFFRWITEHDHLQRVFDEGEGNLTICWPEIEPKLTQDYIDYEKNHEKGTVMQAAVKYIDPQWMDIGKDLSGMFAGAMTPDQILQNIDKRRAEQAKVLKDEKWQ, via the coding sequence ATGATGAGAAAACGATTTATATTTTCGCTTGCAAGTGTGCTCCTACTCTCCACTCTGTTGCTTGCCGGGTGCAACTCTGGGAAAAGTACGGAAGGTTCGGGTAAGGTTACACTTACATTTGGAACTAGCCAATCCGGTATTCCACGTACAGGCATCATGCAGACGATGGCCAAGGAATATGAGCAGGAGACCGGTGTCAAAATTGACTTTCAGGTCGTACCTGACGCACAGTGGCGTGACCTGATCAAGGTGAAGCTGGCCTCTGGCGAAGCACCTGACATTTTCAATGTCGATGTGGACCCACTGAGTATGCCGGCTAACGTAAGACCGGAGGAAAATGCCATTGACCTGACCAATGAAGAATTTACAGGTCGGATGTCCGAAGAGATTTTGCCAACTGTCAGTCACAATGACAAGGTGTACGGGGTTTCTTTTGCGCCAACGAAAATCTGGTATGTGTACTATAACAAACGTATCTTCCAAGAGCTTGGTATAGAGCCTCCTACATCCTATGCCGAATTCAAGGCGATCAGCCAGAAAATTAAGGATAAAGATATTATTCCATTCTATCAAGCACCCGCCAGCGGGTGGTATCAGGTGCTGCCTTTGTTCGAAACAGGGCCTAACTATGAGCAAACGGCAGCGGGAACCTACGAGAAACTAAACAACAATGAGATGAAAATCGCAGATATGACACAACTCAAGACGGTCATTGAACAGTTGAAAGAATTTGCGGATCTCGGCTATTTCGGCAAAGACTTCTTGTCCAATACGGTAGAAGCGGGAATTGAAGCGTTTGGTCAGGAGAAAGCAGCGATGTTGCTGCGGGTTCCAGGGACGGAAAAAGAAGTCTCTGAAGCCTATCCAGCAATGAAAGATAATATGGGGTTCTTCGTGATGCCGTGGGGAGATAATCAGACGATTGGTGTGAATCCGGGCGGTTCAGCTGCGATGTTCGGTAACAAAAACAGTAAACATCCCGAAGAAGTGCTGAAATTCTTCCGCTGGATTACTGAGCATGATCATCTGCAACGTGTGTTTGATGAAGGTGAAGGTAACCTGACCATTTGCTGGCCGGAAATCGAACCAAAGCTGACACAGGATTATATTGATTATGAGAAAAATCATGAAAAAGGTACGGTCATGCAGGCCGCTGTGAAATATATTGATCCACAATGGATGGATATTGGCAAAGACTTGTCGGGCATGTTCGCCGGAGCCATGACACCGGATCAGATTCTGCAAAACATTGATAAACGCCGTGCTGAACAAGCCAAAGTGCTGAAAGATGAGAAGTGGCAGTAA
- a CDS encoding carbohydrate ABC transporter permease has protein sequence MNANKIYPWYFSSGAIVLYLLFIVAPALLGIYYSFTDWNSYSSEKNFIGLEHFRTILAGDPTYLLFIKNTVLFTLVTSIAKTVLGLFLALLLVSGVKAANLHRMIIFSPQVLSFLIVGLVFKSLLDPNNGFVNVTLRSMGLDVLAQNWLGSLTWAMPSIMAVDTWKGMGYIMVLFIAGLLAIPRDYYEAASIDGAGFGQKLFRITIPMLMPTITIATVLNITYGLRVFDAVYVLTNGGPGNATDVINTAVYSSFAKGYWGLGSALSTILFVIMAIISFFIIRLMNRKVEY, from the coding sequence ATGAATGCGAACAAAATCTATCCCTGGTATTTCTCATCTGGAGCGATTGTGTTATATCTGCTGTTTATCGTCGCTCCCGCCCTGCTGGGCATCTATTACTCCTTCACTGACTGGAACAGTTATAGTTCGGAGAAGAACTTTATCGGTCTGGAGCACTTCCGTACCATATTGGCGGGTGATCCAACCTATCTGCTTTTTATCAAAAATACCGTTCTGTTCACCCTCGTTACGTCCATCGCCAAGACCGTTCTGGGCTTGTTTCTGGCTCTACTGTTGGTCAGCGGTGTAAAGGCCGCCAATCTGCACCGGATGATCATTTTCTCCCCGCAGGTACTGTCGTTTCTGATTGTTGGGCTTGTGTTCAAAAGTCTGCTCGACCCCAACAACGGGTTCGTCAACGTAACCCTACGTTCTATGGGACTGGACGTTCTCGCCCAGAATTGGCTGGGCTCCCTGACCTGGGCCATGCCATCCATCATGGCAGTGGATACGTGGAAAGGCATGGGGTACATCATGGTGCTGTTCATCGCCGGACTGCTCGCGATTCCCCGCGATTATTACGAGGCAGCTTCCATTGATGGCGCCGGCTTTGGGCAGAAGCTGTTCCGAATTACCATTCCGATGCTGATGCCTACGATTACCATCGCCACGGTGCTTAATATTACGTATGGGCTGAGAGTATTCGATGCCGTATACGTGCTGACCAATGGTGGCCCCGGTAACGCGACAGATGTTATTAACACGGCGGTCTATTCCTCTTTTGCCAAAGGGTATTGGGGACTGGGAAGTGCGCTATCTACCATTCTGTTTGTCATCATGGCGATCATCTCCTTCTTCATCATTCGTTTGATGAATCGAAAGGTGGAATACTAA
- a CDS encoding carbohydrate ABC transporter permease: protein MRLRKRLASIGLNVLAWLLSLVVLIPFVVIVLNSFKSDAEAKVLKLTLPEKFIFENYKIVYEQGHLGGSFFNSLLHSGASSLLLVFVVAFSAFTLSRNHSRLSKFLYFFLILGITLPLNYIPLMEVMKSMGMINSHLGMILLYTAMGIPISLFITYAFVSNIPKELDEAAIMDGCNGIKLFLRIIVPLLMSVLVTVFVLNFLSVWNEFTAPLYMLNTVEMWPMTLAVYNFFGQFSAQWNLVSADIVLTSLPVLIVFLIGQKYIVGGLTSGAVKG, encoded by the coding sequence ATGCGATTGAGAAAAAGACTCGCTTCCATCGGATTAAATGTACTCGCGTGGCTGCTTAGCCTCGTGGTCTTGATTCCTTTTGTCGTCATTGTACTGAATTCATTCAAGTCGGACGCCGAGGCCAAGGTGCTTAAACTGACGTTGCCCGAGAAGTTTATCTTTGAAAATTACAAAATTGTCTATGAACAGGGACATTTGGGCGGTTCTTTTTTCAACAGTCTGCTGCACTCCGGTGCCTCTTCCCTGCTGTTGGTGTTTGTTGTGGCCTTCTCGGCCTTCACGTTATCCCGCAATCATTCGAGGCTCAGCAAGTTCCTATATTTCTTCCTGATTCTTGGTATCACACTTCCGCTCAACTACATTCCGCTGATGGAAGTCATGAAGTCGATGGGCATGATCAATTCACATCTCGGCATGATTCTACTGTATACGGCCATGGGCATTCCAATCTCGCTGTTCATTACGTATGCGTTTGTGTCCAATATCCCGAAGGAGCTGGATGAAGCCGCGATCATGGATGGATGTAACGGAATCAAGCTGTTTCTGAGAATTATTGTACCCCTGCTCATGTCCGTGCTGGTGACGGTATTTGTTCTTAATTTTCTGAGTGTCTGGAACGAGTTCACCGCCCCACTCTATATGCTGAATACGGTCGAGATGTGGCCGATGACGCTTGCTGTATATAACTTCTTCGGACAATTCAGTGCCCAGTGGAATCTGGTCAGCGCCGATATTGTGCTCACGTCATTGCCTGTGTTGATTGTGTTCCTCATTGGGCAAAAGTATATTGTAGGAGGACTAACTTCAGGGGCGGTGAAGGGGTAG